Within the Populus trichocarpa isolate Nisqually-1 chromosome 14, P.trichocarpa_v4.1, whole genome shotgun sequence genome, the region AGGTGGTAAGATAacagataataattataaaaaaaaatctcacatgGGGCATTCAAATCCACATCAATTAATAACAGTCATGCTCTGTGCAACTCTGTGGCAACTTTTCGACCTGTATTGAGAACAATCTGTGTGAGTCTACACAACGCAGTGGAGTTTGCTTTGTTTAAAATGCCCAGACTCAAGGGGTTGCATGTTTCATGATTTTGGTAAAGTGACAAACTGCGAACCATTTCTCTCCATGCCTCATTTAACCGAGTAAAATTCGATTCCCAGGGTAGCCCAACAGCAATTATGATGTGATATTTACCAAAAGCCTAGCAGAACATTATAGCGGGTAGCTGTAATCTCTTTCCCCGCTTATTTGTCTGCTCGCATTACTCATCCTCGTAGCAGTTAACTTCTTGtgagtaaaaaaaagaattgagtaTACCAAATTTTTTGTCCAGGAGCTTAGTCTTTCAATAACTGGTTAGCTTCTTCCCTAAATCAATTACGTATCTGATGTTTATGAAAATTGGTTTTGCTTGTCAATCATCCGAGACCCATCTCCTGATGCTAGAATTCTTTTGATCAGATTACGTTTTCTGGGATAGATGGGTGTCTTTGGATCTCATGAAGGTTAATTATGGACGAGTATattgttctcatttctttctctttactTTTTCCGATGATGCATTTACCAATGCTGTGCTTGATGATTAATTCATGAAAGCTTAGTTGCTTTAAACCtatcaatttactttttattgaaTTCCAACtggaaattaaaataacatgactAGTTAAAGAAAGGACTGGTTCCAACACATCTTGATGAGATTCTTATCTCAGGACAAGTCATCAACACCATCACATGATGAAGATTACTTGCAACGGCGAGATGAACAACGCCTTACATTAAGGGGATCCCCTTTCTTGCAGAGGGACTCTAGAGTGCGTAATGCTAGCCCCGAAACTTTTTACCCTGATAAATCCAAGATGAGCGATAATAGTGCAGAACCTAGTGAGGTATTATGGATAGGTTTTCCAGCTTTACTAAAGGTGGATGAAATGATCTTACGGAAGGCTTTTTCACCATTTGGTGAGATTGAAAAGATCACTGTATTTCCAGGTCGTAGTTATGCTTTTGTGAGGTTCACAAATCTAACATCAGCTTGCAGGGCAAAAGAAACTCTTCAGGGGAAATTATTTGGCAACCCTCGTGTGCATATTTGTTTTGCCAAGAATGAAGCTGGGTCTTCAAATAGTGGAAGGACCCCGCTTTCTCCGCATTACAAGCCAAACAGTCGCCAAGGAGGCCCTGAGAACTTCTGGCAGGATAGGAATTTTGGGAGCACAGCTACAGATCCCAGTATTAGATCTCCTCGTTTCAACTCAGATTTGGATCCTGCGGATTCTGATGTCTATGGCCTTAACAGGAAGGGAACCTTGCACCAGGTTGGAAACGGTGCATTTGATAACTGGAGGTTTGGAGAAGAACTAGGACCACCACCAGATGTGTATGAACGACATGGTAGTCCTACAAGAGGGAGGGATGCCCACTTCCATgaatttgctaaaaaaaatcctcagaAAGGTCCCTTTTATGAAGAACCATGGGATTTACCAGAAGATTCCTATCTGTATCATGAAGCCAAGAAGTTGAAGACAGGCTCCTTTCCTCCTGACAAGGAACTTCCAGAGTATCCTTACTCTGATTTAGAACAGGAAAGAAGGGCTTTCCCTAGGGCATTTTCTGATTTTCCCCAACCAGAGGCATTTGATAAGAACCTGGAAGCTGGACCTTTTGGATACACACCAATCCAAGACCGGCCAATCAATTTATCACTTCCTCATGGAGAAAGGAGTGACCCCTGGAAGGTATCTTATGACAATTTCCAGGCTGGCTCTGGTTCTCTGCCCACAAATCGCACTGAGAGGAAAAGATTCACCCCTGAACCAGAACCATCCTCTTTGAAGTTATGGAAATGGGAAGGGACTATAGCAAAGGGAGGGACTCCTGTCTGTCATGCTCGCTGCTTTCCCGTGGGAAAAGCGCTAGACTTTATGTTGTAAGTAGTAAATAACCCTTCTCTTCAAGCTTTCACTTATGCACAGATTAGCTTTGATATCAGCCAAGTGGCTACTTCATTCTTGCCCACTTGTTCTATTTGTAGTGATTATGATGCAAATTACAATGCATCTTTAAGTCTTGAAATCCTCTGCCCTTGTATCATAATTTTCAGTTATTGATCTGTGAGCCCacagtaaaaaaatcaacatgtttttttctaccCAACCAGATTTGGTTCAACTACTGTAATGTCTGCTACTAGGCAGATTTTGAAACTTTCGAGGCAGAATTTTTCCtgatatcaaattattttcatggATATCATCTGACTATGAACTTAATCTGATGGTGCAATTCGTCATATTGATGTTTCAATATATTTGTTACATGACTCTTTTCAAAACTTTATGTAAAGATAATATATCTCCAAGAGATGTTCTAAAACCGTACACGTGCAGTTTTTGTGGGGACACAAAATGCACTTTTGTGATAATTGACAATTTCATCGTGTAGCTCAGCTATTTTTCCACCTGCTCAGTGAACTTGTGTTCTGATTTACTGTGTAACATTGACATTGATTCTGCAGGCCTGATTTCCTGGATTGCACTGCAAGAACTGGTCTAGACATGCTTGCAAAACACTACTATCAAGCAGCTTCTGCTTGGGTTGTATTCTTTGTCCCTGCTAGTGATGCAGATATGGGATACTACAATGAACTCATGCACTATCTGGAGGAGAAGCAGCGTGCAGCAGTTGCTAAATTGGATGATAAGACCACCTTGTTTCTTGTACCTCCATCTGATTTCTCAGAGAAAGTACTGAGAGTACCTGGCAAATTGAGCATATCTGGTGTTATTTTGAGGTTAGAGAATTCTGGTTCAAATCTTGGGCCTGTTCACCATCCAAATGAAAAAAGGGATATGAATATACTGCCATTTCACAGGGATCCATCGTATCCAAAGCCACCAACACATTCAGGTCAGTTTCCTGCAATGGTGTCTTTTTCAGATTTGAGTAGATCAGGAGGTGATCCAGCTTTCCTAGGGAATGTGGCTTCAACAGCTCCACCTGTGGCATTTTCGGGTCCGGCCCATCCTGCTGGAAGTATATCTGATTCCTACAATGAGAGTAGGCATCATTATCCTCTCCAACAGCAGAACTCCACATTGAGGCCCAACTGGTCTCCTCACCATTCCCAGAGCATTGTTTCTGGTAATAGAAATGTACCATCACAAGCATCCAATACTGCTGTTGATCCTGTTATTCCAGAGCATCACTCAGTCCTGCCAAGGACAGTGCAAGAAAATGGCCCTGCACATTTTGCAAGTGGAATGTCAACCAATCCAGTGTCTGGAAACAGCAAGTCGACCTTTCAGGAAACCAAGCCTTCTGTTCCAGTGTCTTTGCCTATTGCAGGTTTGCAACCACAACAACTTGCACAATTAGCATCATCGCTTCTAGGGCAGCAGAGGCTATTGGGTAATAATTCAAATGGATCTGCTAGTGAGGATTTTAAGCGGACAGTGAATCAGTCTGGCAACCAAGTTGGAATAGCACAGGCACTTGGTTTGCACAAAAATCAAGTGGGCTCTGAGATGCTGACATCTCAGTTTAGTCAATTACAACAGATGCAACAGCAGCAGGTATCAAATGTGCCTACTTCAGTGCCACCCCCAGTTAGAAAAGAGCTTCAGCCAGGGGCTCAGGGTAATCCACGGATGGAAAGTGCTGGCACACAAGAGGAAGCAGATGGAGATCCTCAAAAGCGTCTGCAAGCAACATTACAGCTCGCAGCAGCTCTTCTTCAGCAAATACAACAAGGGAAAGGAACTTGAGTGGTGCCTGATTATGTTGATTCCTTCACTACCACGTGAGTGAAGTAGGTAAAATAGCTTTTCTTCAGATGATGCTACAGAATGTCTCAGTAGTAGCACTATTAACCAAAAAAGTATTGCTGCAATTGAGTAATGCCAGTGCTGTATTCTGCTATATTTTGTGTGGCGATGATATGCTGCTTTATGTCTCCTTTCTTTGTTGACTTGATCGGAAGAGTGAGGACTTGTAGCTGCATCAGGGCTCCAGGAAATACCAAGCTCTTATGCAGGTCCATTAAAACTAGATCCATGATTCATctttagtccttttttttttctccctccaGTTGAATAGAACTATATTAGATCTCTGCATCTGGTTTGGAATATATCATTGCACAGCTAATCTATTCTAAACTTCAAGTGGAAAATTTCAAGTAATTCCACTGATGTTTGTTGCTTAGTCGTGCAAAAATGCTGTGGAAGAAATTAGTTTCGGCAAAAATGCTCTTTGTTAAGCAGGCTATGTAATGAAAGCCTTGGAAGAGCTGGTTAATGGACATGCTTCTCGCTTTTTAAGCCCTTTAATCTTGTGGagttctttcaattttggtacTTGAAGGCTGGTCGGAGAGCTGCAGCTCCGCCAAAGATTTATTATGGTGTCTGGTTAAGTTTCCctcaatttgattaattaattaccaatgTACAATAATTAGTGTTAGATTCAGTGTTGTACTGATGACTATAAGAGTAATGGTGTCCTCAATTTGAGGATTAAAAGTAAATGATGCCTGctgtttttatcaaattatatgtTGCAGCAAACTGGTGTGCGATCTGTGGAGACTGAGGCTGATCATGTAAAATCGAGTTTAAAAGTAAATGTCCATGGCACATAACATAAGAAAATAGTGAAATTTCAATGATAAAGAGGCAGGCGAGTtacaaaacttgataaaaaaaaaaatatcaaaaaaatcttttgcgAGTTTTCGGAAATAACTCAAGGTAGTGTAGTGTGATAAATATGTAACTTGGATAATAAAGAGTGAGTTAATTCAGGTTAATTtgcaaaatttattattgaagttACGAGATTCGaataatttgatagaaaataaattaaaaaaaaatcacaaaattaattttttttaaaataatatcaaacgatgaaatcataaaagaaaatatgcaaaaaaaaggaCGTCTACCCGCATTAACTTTTCAAGCTCATGATCTAGGTTATTAGACCAGAAacaccaaatatgaaaaaaccataaaatctaattcctaaccaatcaaatattgaaagatgaaatcgaaaaaataaataaattatgcaaaaggatctaaaaaaaatagcaattaaaagaatgagagttaaaattgaaataaaaaataatttaggcaaaaataatttttttaatggagggttaaattaaaaaaagaacaataaaaatcaaaagaatgatgaccaaataaaaaaaataattcagcataaacttggattgaatgatgaaatcgaaaaccatcaaaactttttacaaaaaactcaagaaaaaaattaaaaattaaaagaagaaggatgaaattgaaatatatatgataaattagaattgaaggattaaattgaaaataaataaaactttaacaaaagaccaaagaaaaaaaattagaaatcaaaaaaataagtactaaagttgaaatatcaagaTCAAAGAGGACAAACTGTCCAGTCGCTATTGACGCCACACCagtagagagaaaaaaggaagaaaaaggtcAATCGACGACAAACCACCTCGTTGCCACCGACGTTGCACTGAGAGAAAGGGACATAGTGGCGCATCTAACGACATAACAAAAGGCTATTTTCTTCCACCAGGAGGCGTCACACTCTTCACTCAAAATGCGTGAGTGCCTCCCACACGCTGGCGTGTGCCCTACACGtaccaacaacttttttaaattaattaatttttaattgatgctaaaagataaaaatatatttaattactccggtaattacaaaataaaattctaaaagaaaagaccaaaacaTCCCAAAACctaagttttaattttcttatccCAAGGGCATACTTGTCAATTTATTGTACGTGattaatttattgtacatgattaatgaaaagatatttatactcttttttgctagtttcataaaaaaaaaattattctagagCAATGGGATCATTTTATTATgcttaaaaagatgaaaaatacaaacaattctTTAATAACTAATATctcatgtgaaaaataaaaacatttttgacaCAAAgtcaattgatttttaaaaaagaaagagtaaaatatcattttgttgttatattataatgaataatatattGAGTCTAAGAGTATAATGTTTTTAcctttcatcattcaaaattaattgcTGCAACTTACATCCTAGTTCAAGTCTTCATCGATCAGGTGGATTTATATGCTCGGGTTGAGACGAGgtgatatttttcattttaagttgTCGGTTGTCCATGTTCTGACAACTAAAAAGACTGATCTTTATATCAATAGACTTTATTTGTCTGAAGTAATTTTATTTGTCTAAAAACcaaatattctaataaaaaacccaagtaaaaaatagagagagttggtaagataaaaagattttagATAGAGAGATATCTTATCCCCGAGTATTTTTTACATTTGTTCTtattgcttttttatatttattaagtaAAGAACACGAAACAAAAGAGTTACATTTttttgtaggaaaaaaaattagaaaagaagaaattatactaataaattattttgtttcaaaagagtttatattactactcttcttacaaaaaaataaattaattaccatataattaaataaaaaatattaaaaggttccatctttatttactttatctcttaatttttgtttttaattagtattaacaatattttttaacatttattaatttatacatatcattcttaatttgttttattaaacaaaGTCATCAAACTTCcagttaaatatatataaaaaaacattgattttaaaaattgtgtTGACAACCcctgcatttttttattttttatttttgtgttaaaaaaatctcatccaACCCTTAGCTAAGCATAGTTCAACTAACTAGTGAGTGcatcctaaaattaacaattattgtTAGTTGCAAAATTTCAGTGATTTGCACGGATCAATTGCTTCTTTCtgttaattgctatatatatatatatatatatataaaagtatccAACAAAACACAGAGAAAGCAATCCCACTTTTCACTACATCCACTACTTCTGGTTTGGCCCTGCAGTGGAAGGGAGGgggagagggaaaaaaacaaatgaaaagcaTGGACGTGAGGAATTCTATTGCCTTTATTCTATcaagtaaaaaagaaacacaaccTATTTGGGGATATAGCTCAAGTTACTAACGAACAAAAGAATATGCACTTGCATGCCGACTAGTGTGGTCTCTGTATAGTTTAAGGTAAACCACAGTACTTGAATATAAGATCACCAAAAAAACTGACATTGAAAGGTTTGTtgccctgctgctgctgctgtacAGATGTTTCAACCGCTAAACATAGAAGTAGGTAGATGTCTCTGTTGCGTTCGCCGTGTTGCAAAGAATAGATCGAGCTTCAATTACAGAGCGAGGGGGCTCTAGATCCTTCTCTTGAAGTGAGTTTCCTAGCAGTCTCTGCATTTGCGAAGCAAATGTGTCATCCAGTATCTGCAAAAGAAAACCATGAAGAAACTAGCATGTGAGATGGTCAGAATTGACAAATCATGGAATGCCCAGATATGAACTCCAAGACCTACCCCAAGTGCATAGCAGGAACCATTATACCACACTTTGTTCTCCTTCCTGCTCTCAAGAAACTTCAAAACGATCTAGAACATTACACAGTTAAAGCATCAGGATAGCggatagaaataaaataaccccGGTGAAGTGCGGAATTTAGATAAAAATGTTACTCTACCTCTCCCATCCTATCCCAGAATCCACGACATGTTGCGACAAATATCCGGCTAGCAAAAACATCATGCAAATTGGATATACAATCAATGAGCTGTGAACTTAGAATCTGCATTCTTTCACGGACCTCAGCCTCTCCATCTTCTTCCCTTATGTCCTCCAAAATTCTTTTTAGTCGTGTGCTTCGACTAGCTTGCACCTGGAAGAATTGTGATTTCATTAATGTTACAGTTTCTCTTTTTGCATTCTAAAAACACCAACCACGGCAAGAGGAAGAAGGATCCGTTAAGATGATTAACCAAGTAAAATTATCATCAACTAGTAGTATATGATGAGCATGCAAAATTCCATAGTATTCAGGAATGCAAGTAATACACAACATATCCTCAAATGCAATGTTACCTAATGATCAGGCACAGAATCAATCCCTTGATAGCAAATTGACTATTGAATAAATGACCAGCATTACTGATCATCTCAaggaaattagatttttagatTTACAACTACCACTGATACAATGGAACTCAGATAATGGATAGAAGCTTACATTGTTAACGAGCTTCTCCACTGTTGCCTGCAagtaatttttgtgttttgttctcAACAGAACAGTAATTCCATTCATCTGCTCCCCGCAAATTGACTTTTTATCTCCCACGAGAGGTAGATAGGAAGCCCAGGACTTAAAAATGTCCTCCACTCTACAATGTAAGACATCAAGGATTCTCTTGATTGTATTCAGAAAAATTCCCAACTGCCACAAGAAAATATTGGTGAGTTGTAAATGGACACAATGGAGTGCAAAACATCTGTGTTTGTGTGTGGGATGTTCATGTTTGCACCACTCACTTGATTAGGTACAGAATAAAGTGTTGTTGATTGTCTTCTTGTCAGCTTTTGGACATGCATATTAAGCCTCTTTGGAATGCTATCTTTCAAAGGAGTCAAGATGTCATTGTATTGCTTCTCCAAAGCTTTAACTATTGCTCTTTCCACATCAGCAACAGCCTTTGACAagattgagaataaaaaaatgaaaattagctGTGACACAAAAATTAGTATACAAGCGCAAAAAAACATCCATATATTGGTTTCCAGACATGCCTAAGTGAGCACATGTGGAGAAGAGGAAGAACAAGTACTAAAGGCTTCTCTCTAGTAACTTGCTAAATCTTGCAAAAGATAGTCAATACTTACATTTTCCAAAATCAAGGAGTACCGAGGCCATCGGTTGATCACCACTTCGTACTCAATAAGTGCATCTTTGATTCTCTCATACATTTCTTCAGCGAATGGAGAAGTGGAATGATTCGTCATTACTCCAGCCCATGGCACCTGCAAGAGGTAGTTAATGGTTAGAGCATTGAAAGAAAATcctcattttcaattgaaagtACAACTGGTTTTACTTTTGTttcatgtgtgtgtgttgggGGCAAAGGGATGAGAACGGGAGGGATTATGTTCTATGAACAAACATAGGACAATTGCTTTGAACTTGAATTTGGAGACCACCCTCGCTTCCACAATTTTTCACATGAAGGAAGAGGAAGTATGACAGGTACCTTTTCTGCTTTGCAAAGTTCAAGCAAGTTAATTTGCATATCCTGCACCCAGACCATTATGTAACTATGAAACAATCCCCTCGAATCTACGCCACCTTGCACTGGActgaaacaaacaaaatataaaatatgagaGAGCTTCAACTTCTACATCTACAGTGGgttgtaaattattttgataccaTGTTCGGACTACATTATTAATGAcacttcatcttcaattttctttgtgGGAACATATTAAAACTCGTTCTACTTGAAACCAaaacatattttgtatttttttctatcactAACCTGATATTCCATAACTCAAGATCCCGTTCAAAATCAGCAATTGCTATCAGTAGTTCATTTACATGTGGTTGCGGGCTAGATGGAGGACATGCAGAGAGAAAAATTCTAAGCCTGTTACACAACTCAGTGCTATAAACTGCAGCAGCGATGTTTGACAAGTCGATTGAACTGAAAATAGAGAAATGTGTTAAGATAAGCATAAAATGATCAATTAAGAAGTTCATTGCATGCAATATTTGCTCAATACTTTGCCTACAACTAACTTGAGAATGAAAGTCACAATGACTAGGGAAGAAAGTTTCGAATTTGTCGCGAGTGAAGAAAGAACGATATAAAAATCTCTAGTTTGGTGAAACTAATCTCGAGCAAAAGGGAGCAAATTGTCTTTTGTAAGGTTTAAGGGTTAGGGTTTTCATAGAAGCAAAATATGTAGTGCTCATTAGTTAAAACTTCAACTTAAGATCATTTTGGGTCATATCAGCTAATGAGGGGATATAATATTCacgtaagaaagaaagataccAATACCTTGGGAGTAGATGCTGGTTGTGGATCCTGATGTCTGCCTGAATTTCCTTCCCAATATTCAGAcacaaatttttcatttttaaataggCTGTGGAGATAGTTATAGAGTCTAAGAGGAAGCCTTCAGAGTTGCCAGAAACAAACTCATCAGTCTCTACCATGTGTTTTCGACATCTCTTCTTCGCTGCTGtctgtaaaaaatatttattcaatttagaGTTGTATCGTGCTAATATGTTATATGTTGCGAAAATAGGATGAATAGACTTCTAGTTCCAACACATGATTTCAAAGCACAAATGCAGTCAGTGGACGAAAATCAGTGCGAATTTGGGTACCATAAGACCCTTTCTTAGCTGATCTCTAACATTCATGTAACTCAAATGTGAGAGTGTTTTTGTATGAGGACATTTACTCGATTTTTGTATGAGAACATTTCATGTAACTTTTGTGAGAAGGTCTAATTGAAGACTTGGAAGATTAAGAGGCTGAAGATTGCACAATAAACATCCCTATGCTTGTTAGGTTCATTGAGAACATTGATGTCAACTTTAATTTACCTGCAAATAGTTCCTCAGCATAGTCTGCGCATCTTGAGATAGTATGTCATGGAGTAGGGTGTAGACTTTAACAGCTTCACCTAGAGCTGGTGCTGCAGACTCTTGCATCGGGTTGAACAGGTCTGCCAACCCTGTGGGTGAGTTTTCATCCAGTGATTTGTAGTTCTCAAAAACTTGTGCCAAGAGACTCTCAATTCGTGTTTCgcaatctaaaaatatacttttctgCAGTAATACAATGAGGACAGTAAGAGTTATTTCTTTGGTGCACTGGGACAATTTATAAAGCATAGAATAAAAGGTGAATTTCAGATAAGATGGTAGCACCCATGCCATGCTCTTCCCTATCATTGGAAGCCATGCAAGCCAATTTCTAGAAAACATTAACACaacaatagcaaaaaaaaataacaagatgtCAACTAGCTTGGTTGgcaatggatatatatataaaaagaaaaaccctcaACAACCATCCAAAAACTGATGACCGAGCATAACATTCAGATTCTTACTAAATTCTTTTCATAGCATCTTCATATTTATGTATCATTCATGTCAagtgttttctttcttcattgtTCAAACAGTTAcctaaaaagttaaaagaaataGAAGTGTTGCAGGGTGTCTACTACAATCACAAACACAAAAGGATGATCTCGCCAAATTCATGGACTGGTCATGGTAGAGCCAACCTTCAGCAAGGGAAATCCTCTGTGAACTTGCTTCTTCCATGTCCCAAACAAACCATAATTGGAGTGGCACAATCCATTCTCATCAGTAAGAGAACCACAAAAGCTTTTTTGCCTAATTATCCTTGCCAAAATATAAGGCCTGTTTAAACTATTTGAGAGTTTAGCTTCGTTAACTTGGTTTCCAATTACTATTTCAGCTTTTGCTTCTATTCATTTTGTCACTAACAgtgaaaattaaatacaaattgTACTTAGCATATAAATTATCTTCTGTGAATTTGCTTCTTCCATGTTCCAAACAAACCATAACTGGAGTGGCAAAATCCTTTCTTATCAGTAAGAGAACCACGAAAAGCTTTTTTGCCTAATATACTTGCCAAAATATAAGGCCTATTTAAACTATTTGAGAGTTTAGCTTCGTTAACTtgcatcaaattgatatttcagcttttttctattcattttgTCACTGAcgatgaaaattaaatataaattatacttttatagcataaaaaagagaggggggggggcATTAGGTTTCATCCAAATTAGCATCAAAAGCAAAGTTCCCTGAATTCGGTGTGTTGAGTGCTAGCTACTTAAATaggttatttttcattttctggtTTGATTTTGAAGTTAATAGAACGCTTGGATATGCATTCAAGAGATTATTTGTAAGTAGTGTATGTAATCTCAGCAATTATTAGGAGCCTACCTCTTGCACGGTTAAACTCTTCTCACTCCTAGCCTTCATAATGGGTACAAGTAACTCATTGACAAGCTCCAAGCAGTCTTTCTTTGGAAGGGCCACATCCATGACCCGTGAAAGATATCTAGAAAGAAATTTAGACAAGTTAAGATATGGAAGGAAATAGAAAGATAAAGGTAAAAATGAACAACTAGACCCACTGagatattcaataaatttgCAGTTATAAGCACCTCAATTTTGTATATGAATCAGAAACTCCATAATAATCTGCAAATTCAATCAACAGCCACTTCCAAGATCCATGTAATCTCAAATTTCGAGAATGAAAAAGCTGTGCGTGCATAGCAGCCTCCAGTAGTAGATCATAAGCTATTGTTTCCACAACAGGACCACTCTGTATATTATTAACAgcacaaaaaaatgaaattatggaAGTAAAACATGGCAAGCACTGCATCATGGAAGCACCTTGTATAATAGTAATAAGCACACACTTGTAGACCACATGAAAGCACTTGACAATGCATGCACACTGCAAATGATATGCAAGAAGACAGCCTGCACAAGCACTCATTTACATTCACATGCTCGTAATTCTAGCACTTGAACATTGAATTTATACTAAAAATGGAAAAGACAAAACAGCATAATTGCTACCACAAAATTATTCCAAAAGAAGGCATAAAGATAAACAGGTATTATCTATTCGGCTAATTTGAGTTGAAAGAACTGAAACCTTAATATTATTAGTCTCATCCTGTGTAATAGTACTGCCAATGAAGAGTTGTATCTTCCCAACACATTCTTGATCTTCATGGTATAAGGGCCACCATCGAATTCTATCACTCTGCATAATTTGAATAATCACATCATCTAAAGTAATTATTTATACTTACAAGTACCTCATGCTGGAAGATACAGGAAAAAGATACATACAGGATTAtcattgaaagatgaaatagcAATTGTAGCTCGGCCTTGGAGTGACTTTTTTGTATCTTGTACCTCTACCAAAAGTGCTTCCCCTTCACTTTCTGGAAAACTGAATTACGTAAACATGTGAGATTTTCCCATTCCATGTAGAACAATTATACCGGAAATTATACAGTCCTTTGTTTTGTGAGGGTGATCAGTGGTTTTACTTTGTCAACCATATGATTTTCATaagtataaaattgatagaTGAACAGAAATGAAAATCTTTTGGGCCATATATCATATTACAAGGTACATTAATGGCCCAATCTGCTAGCCTTTCAATTGAGACTGAGCTGTCTACAATTTTTACCATCtcatgctaatattttttttgtagtaaaaaaaaaacctcatagcAGCCAACTGTATGACAAGTTGAAAGTAAGTTCAGAACTTACAAGATGTGGTAATCCCCACTTCCTGGGTGTAAACAAATAGCAGAACCTGGTTCAACTTGAGAATTTTCAGTAGTA harbors:
- the LOC7456026 gene encoding flowering time control protein FPA isoform X1; protein product: MTSRGGGVPGGVGRDRFRREFTSSRFESSNSNGKRGNNPPSRHLWVGNLSHSIEETDLTDEFLQFGDLDSVAFQPGRSYAFVNFNKEEDAIAAIKSLQGYPLAGNPLRIEFAKADKSSTPSHDEDYLQRRDEQRLTLRGSPFLQRDSRVRNASPETFYPDKSKMSDNSAEPSEVLWIGFPALLKVDEMILRKAFSPFGEIEKITVFPGRSYAFVRFTNLTSACRAKETLQGKLFGNPRVHICFAKNEAGSSNSGRTPLSPHYKPNSRQGGPENFWQDRNFGSTATDPSIRSPRFNSDLDPADSDVYGLNRKGTLHQVGNGAFDNWRFGEELGPPPDVYERHGSPTRGRDAHFHEFAKKNPQKGPFYEEPWDLPEDSYLYHEAKKLKTGSFPPDKELPEYPYSDLEQERRAFPRAFSDFPQPEAFDKNLEAGPFGYTPIQDRPINLSLPHGERSDPWKVSYDNFQAGSGSLPTNRTERKRFTPEPEPSSLKLWKWEGTIAKGGTPVCHARCFPVGKALDFMLPDFLDCTARTGLDMLAKHYYQAASAWVVFFVPASDADMGYYNELMHYLEEKQRAAVAKLDDKTTLFLVPPSDFSEKVLRVPGKLSISGVILRLENSGSNLGPVHHPNEKRDMNILPFHRDPSYPKPPTHSGQFPAMVSFSDLSRSGGDPAFLGNVASTAPPVAFSGPAHPAGSISDSYNESRHHYPLQQQNSTLRPNWSPHHSQSIVSGNRNVPSQASNTAVDPVIPEHHSVLPRTVQENGPAHFASGMSTNPVSGNSKSTFQETKPSVPVSLPIAGLQPQQLAQLASSLLGQQRLLGNNSNGSASEDFKRTVNQSGNQVGIAQALGLHKNQVGSEMLTSQFSQLQQMQQQQVSNVPTSVPPPVRKELQPGAQGNPRMESAGTQEEADGDPQKRLQATLQLAAALLQQIQQGKGT
- the LOC7456026 gene encoding flowering time control protein FPA isoform X2, which produces MTSRGGGVPGGVGRDRFRREFTSSRFESSNSNGKRGNNPPSRHLWVGNLSHSIEETDLTDEFLQFGDLDSVAFQPGRSYAFVNFNKEEDAIAAIKSLQGYPLAGNPLRIEFAKADKSSTPSHDEDYLQRRDEQRLTLRGSPFLQRDSRVRNASPETFYPDKSKMSDNSAEPSEVLWIGFPALLKVDEMILRKAFSPFGEIEKITVFPGRSYAFVRFTNLTSACRAKETLQGKLFGNPRVHICFAKNEAGSSNSGRTPLSPHYKPNSRQGGPENFWQDRNFGSTATDPSIRSPRFNSDLDPADSDVYGLNRKGTLHQVGNGAFDNWRFGEELGPPPDVYERHGSPTRGRDAHFHEFAKKNPQKGPFYEEPWDLPEDSYLYHEAKKLKTGSFPPDKELPEYPYSDLEQERRAFPRAFSDFPQPEAFDKNLEAGPFGYTPIQDRPINLSLPHGERSDPWKVSYDNFQAGSGSLPTNRTERKRFTPEPEPSSLKLWKWEGTIAKGGTPVCHARCFPVGKALDFMLPDFLDCTARTGLDMLAKHYYQAASAWVVFFVPASDADMGYYNELMHYLEEKQRAAVAKLDDKTTLFLVPPSDFSEKVLRVPGKLSISGVILRDPSYPKPPTHSGQFPAMVSFSDLSRSGGDPAFLGNVASTAPPVAFSGPAHPAGSISDSYNESRHHYPLQQQNSTLRPNWSPHHSQSIVSGNRNVPSQASNTAVDPVIPEHHSVLPRTVQENGPAHFASGMSTNPVSGNSKSTFQETKPSVPVSLPIAGLQPQQLAQLASSLLGQQRLLGNNSNGSASEDFKRTVNQSGNQVGIAQALGLHKNQVGSEMLTSQFSQLQQMQQQQVSNVPTSVPPPVRKELQPGAQGNPRMESAGTQEEADGDPQKRLQATLQLAAALLQQIQQGKGT